The following proteins are co-located in the Haloplanus sp. HW8-1 genome:
- a CDS encoding DEAD/DEAH box helicase produces the protein MTETPTDEADAVTLESFLDALQDEGRPVATAQQVARRLGCSQAAAGAALDRLAAGGDVERLDVGADPVVWYPTEWGRLADRERVILFPERRELVVDQPTQYTRAQLSRVAHLVDTSGTKGYLYRIRREDVWAAPFDEFEGFRDTLRSVLPRRSPHLEEWIERQWTRAEQFTLRTHEDGYTVLEAASESLMGNVARQKLDEDHLHAPISDTESWVVEGSEAAIKRILYEAGYPVVDDRDLETGDPLDVELTTSLRDYQRDWRDRFLDQRAGVFVGPSGSGKTVAAIGALAAVGGETLILVPSRELAGQWRAELLEHTTLDPENVGEYHGGEKEIRPVTIATYQIAGMDRHRSLFDRREWGLIVYDEVHHIPSEVYRRSADLQSKHRLGLSATPVREDDRETDIYTLVGPPIGTDWDALFDAGYVQEPEVEIRYLPWATDEDRNAYASAERRAKHRIAAENPAKVDEVRHLLAEHPTAKALVFVDWLDHGRAIAEAVDAPFVSGETPHHERDRLFREFREGERRTLVVSRVGDEGIDLPNAELAVVASGLGGSRRQGAQRAGRTMRPAGSATVYVLATRGTSEEDFAQRQMRHLAEKGIRVTERGVD, from the coding sequence ATGACCGAGACGCCGACGGACGAGGCCGACGCCGTCACACTGGAGTCGTTTCTCGACGCGTTACAGGACGAGGGACGACCCGTCGCCACCGCCCAACAAGTTGCCCGCCGACTCGGCTGTTCGCAGGCGGCCGCGGGCGCGGCGCTCGACCGGTTGGCCGCCGGCGGCGACGTCGAACGGCTGGATGTGGGCGCCGATCCGGTGGTCTGGTATCCGACCGAGTGGGGGCGCCTCGCCGACCGCGAGCGCGTGATCCTCTTTCCCGAACGGCGCGAACTCGTCGTGGACCAGCCGACCCAGTACACCCGCGCACAGCTCTCCCGCGTCGCGCACCTGGTCGACACCTCGGGGACGAAGGGCTACCTCTATCGGATCCGTCGGGAGGACGTGTGGGCGGCACCGTTCGACGAGTTCGAGGGGTTCCGGGACACCCTCCGGTCGGTACTGCCCCGGCGCTCCCCGCACCTGGAGGAGTGGATCGAACGCCAGTGGACCCGCGCCGAGCAGTTCACGCTCCGGACGCACGAGGACGGCTACACCGTACTGGAGGCGGCGAGCGAGAGCTTGATGGGAAACGTCGCCAGACAGAAACTCGACGAGGACCACCTCCACGCACCGATCTCGGACACGGAGAGCTGGGTCGTCGAGGGGAGCGAGGCGGCGATCAAGCGAATCCTCTACGAGGCGGGCTACCCCGTCGTCGACGACCGCGACCTCGAAACCGGCGATCCCCTCGACGTGGAACTGACGACCTCGCTGCGGGACTACCAGCGCGACTGGAGGGATCGCTTCCTCGACCAGCGAGCGGGCGTGTTCGTCGGTCCCTCGGGGAGCGGGAAGACGGTCGCCGCCATCGGTGCGCTCGCGGCGGTCGGCGGCGAGACGCTGATCCTCGTTCCGAGCCGCGAACTCGCGGGTCAGTGGCGGGCTGAACTCCTCGAACACACGACCCTCGACCCCGAAAACGTCGGCGAGTACCACGGCGGCGAGAAGGAGATACGGCCCGTTACAATCGCCACCTATCAGATCGCGGGGATGGACCGCCACCGGTCGCTGTTCGACCGTCGGGAGTGGGGGCTGATCGTCTACGACGAGGTCCACCACATCCCCAGCGAGGTGTACCGCCGGAGTGCAGACCTCCAGAGCAAGCACCGTCTCGGCCTCTCCGCGACGCCCGTTCGGGAGGACGACCGCGAGACGGACATCTACACGCTCGTCGGGCCGCCGATCGGCACCGACTGGGACGCGCTCTTCGACGCGGGCTACGTTCAGGAGCCCGAAGTGGAGATCCGGTATCTGCCTTGGGCGACCGACGAGGATCGAAACGCGTACGCGAGCGCGGAGCGGCGCGCGAAACACCGGATCGCGGCGGAGAATCCGGCGAAGGTCGACGAGGTCCGGCATCTGCTCGCCGAGCACCCCACCGCCAAGGCGCTGGTGTTCGTCGACTGGCTGGACCACGGACGGGCCATCGCCGAGGCCGTCGACGCCCCGTTCGTGAGCGGCGAGACACCCCACCACGAGCGCGACCGCCTGTTCCGCGAGTTCCGCGAGGGCGAGCGCCGGACGCTCGTCGTCTCCCGCGTCGGCGACGAGGGAATCGACCTCCCGAACGCGGAACTCGCCGTCGTCGCCTCGGGACTGGGCGGGTCGCGTCGCCAGGGCGCCCAGCGTGCCGGTCGGACGATGCGTCCCGCGGGGAGCGCCACGGTGTACGTGCTGGCGACCCGGGGGACGAGCGAGGAGGACTTCGCCCAACGACAGATGCGCCACCTCGCGGAGAAGGGGATCCGCGTGACCGAGCGTGGCGTCGACTAG